TCGACCAGCTGGCCCTGGAGCACCTCCTCGGCGTCCGCTGAGGGGCCAGGGGGTGTCTTGTCGATCAGGCCGGATCAGGGAGCGGGGCCTGATCGGCAACACCCCCCAGGGGCTTCAGCGACCGGCGAGCGTCGAGCGGCGGACCACCAGCTCCGGCTGGAGCACCACGTGTTCGTGCCGGTGCTCGTCCGCCCGCTCCCCGGTCTCCTCCAGAAGCAGCTCGGCCGCCTTCGCCCCGAGCGTGAACGCCGGCTGCCGTACGGAGGTGAGGGGTACGGTCGCGGCCGCAGCGAACTCGATGTCGTCGTAGCCGACGATGGCCATGTCCTCCGGGACCCGGACCCCGGCCGCGTACAGCGACTGGAGGACCCCGAGGGCCAGCAGGTCGTTGGCGCAGAAGACGGCGGTCGGCCGCTCGGTGAGGCCGAGCAGGCGGGCGCCCGCGTCGCGCCCCGAGGCCACGTCGAGGCGCTCGGCCGGGAGTTCCCGGAGGGCCGAGGCGGGCAGGCCGGCCTCGGCGAGCGCGAGGAGGGCGCCCTCGCGCCGGTCGCGGATCTGCTGGAGGTGCGGCGGGCCGCTGACGTAGGCGAAGGAGCGGTGTCCCGCCGCCGCGAGGTGGCGGATCGCGAGGGAGCCGCCGGCGACGTCGTCTACGGAGACCGAGCAGCCGGCGTCCGCGCCGTCGCCCTCGCCCGCGACGCGGTCGACGAGCACGGACGGGATGCCGTGGCGGCGGAACTCCCGCAGGTTCGCCCCGCTGGGGTCGGCGGGGGTGACGAGGACGCCGCGGACGCGCTGCTCGGCGAAGAGGGAGAGGTAGTCGGCCTCGTCGCCGGGGTTCTGGTCGCTGTTGCAGACCATGACGACCAGGCCGGCGGCCCGGGCGGTGCGCTCGGCGCCGCGGGCGATGTCGACGAAGAAGGGGTTGCCCATGTCGAGGACGAGCAGGGCCATGATCCTGCTGCGGCCCGCGCGCAGCTGGCGGGCGGACTCGCTGCGGACGTAGCCGAGGCGTGCGATGACGCGCCGGACGTGCTGGAGCGTCGCGGGCGACACCCGGTCGGGTTGGTTGATCACGTTGGAGACGGTGCCGACGGAGACGCCCGCCTCGCGTGCCACGTCCTTGATGCCGACGTTGATGCCGGTGTTGATGCCGGTGTTGATGCCGACGTTGATGCCGGCGTTCCCGGCCGTCCGCGCGGTGTCCGTCATCCGTCCCACCTGGTCCGTCCTGCCCCTGCCGCCACCCGGTCCGGGTGGGCTTCCGCCCCGCTTCTCATCCCGCGTTTCATCCTATGCGGCCGCCCGGATCCGCCCCTCACGCGAGGTGGAAGACCTCGGTCAGCGGGCGCATCGCGGCGTCGGGCGCCTGCCCGTCGAGCTCCTCGAAGAACTCCGCCATCTCGGCCTGCCATCGGGCGTTGACCTCCGCCTCCTCCATCGCGGCGCGCGCCCGGTCGAAGTCCGGGGTCTCCAGGTAGCCGACGAGCAGCCCGTCCTCACGCAGGAAGAGCGAGTAGTTGTGCCAGCCGGCCGCCGAGAGCGCCGTGAGCATGTCGGCCCAGACGCGTGCGTGGCGCGCGCGGTACTCGTCCACCCGCTCGGCCCGGACCTTCAGCAGGAAGCAGACCCGCTGCGCGTTCGCCATCCGCTCCTCCGTGACTGCTCGGCTGCCTGCCTGCTTGAGTGAAATGTTTCATTTCCGTGGGTCGGGACGTTAGGACGCGGACGCTCCCTTGGTCAAGAGTCTTGACGACACCTGGTGCGCTGGCTAGCTTCCCCCACGTACTGAATCGATTCATTTCAAGGCTCCGAGGTGGACATGCCCGACATCGCTGCCGTGAAGGCCGCACTCGCCGCCCAGCGGATCGAAACGCCCTCCTGGGGCTACGGAAACTCCGGGACGCGCTTCAAGGTCTTCGCGCAGCCGGGTGTGCCCCGGACCCCGTACGAGAAGCTCGACGACGCGGCTCAGGTCCACGCCTTCACGGGTGTCGCCCCCAAGGTGTCGCTCCACATCCCGTGGGACCGGGTCGACGACTACGCGGCGCTCGCCTCGTACGCGAAGGAGCGCGGGCTCGAACTGGGCGCGATCAACTCCAACACCTTCCAGGACGACACGTACAAGCTCGGCAGTGTCTGCCACCCGGACGCCGCCGTGCGCCGCCGGGCCGTGGACCACCTGCTCGACTGCGTCGACATCATGGACGCGACGGGCTCGGCCGATCTGAAGCTGTGGTTCGCGGACGGCACGAACTACCCCGGGCAGGACGACGTCACCGCCCGGCAGGAGCGGCTCGCGGAGTCCCTCGCGGAGGTGTACGAGCGGCTCGGCGAGGGGCAGCGGATGCTCCTGGAGTACAAGTTCTTCGAGCCGGCCTTCTACACGACCGACGTGCCGGACTGGGGCACCGCGTACGCGCACTGCCTCAAGCTGGGCCCCAGGGCCCAGGTGGTCGTGGACACCGGCCACCACGCGCCGGGCACCAACATCGAGTTCATCGTCGCCCTGCTGCTGCGG
The sequence above is a segment of the Streptomyces sp. NBC_01255 genome. Coding sequences within it:
- a CDS encoding LacI family DNA-binding transcriptional regulator; protein product: MTDTARTAGNAGINVGINTGINTGINVGIKDVAREAGVSVGTVSNVINQPDRVSPATLQHVRRVIARLGYVRSESARQLRAGRSRIMALLVLDMGNPFFVDIARGAERTARAAGLVVMVCNSDQNPGDEADYLSLFAEQRVRGVLVTPADPSGANLREFRRHGIPSVLVDRVAGEGDGADAGCSVSVDDVAGGSLAIRHLAAAGHRSFAYVSGPPHLQQIRDRREGALLALAEAGLPASALRELPAERLDVASGRDAGARLLGLTERPTAVFCANDLLALGVLQSLYAAGVRVPEDMAIVGYDDIEFAAAATVPLTSVRQPAFTLGAKAAELLLEETGERADEHRHEHVVLQPELVVRRSTLAGR
- a CDS encoding L-rhamnose mutarotase translates to MANAQRVCFLLKVRAERVDEYRARHARVWADMLTALSAAGWHNYSLFLREDGLLVGYLETPDFDRARAAMEEAEVNARWQAEMAEFFEELDGQAPDAAMRPLTEVFHLA
- the rhaI gene encoding L-rhamnose isomerase, giving the protein MPDIAAVKAALAAQRIETPSWGYGNSGTRFKVFAQPGVPRTPYEKLDDAAQVHAFTGVAPKVSLHIPWDRVDDYAALASYAKERGLELGAINSNTFQDDTYKLGSVCHPDAAVRRRAVDHLLDCVDIMDATGSADLKLWFADGTNYPGQDDVTARQERLAESLAEVYERLGEGQRMLLEYKFFEPAFYTTDVPDWGTAYAHCLKLGPRAQVVVDTGHHAPGTNIEFIVALLLRERRLGGFDFNSRFYADDDLMAGAADPFQLFRIMHEVVRNGGLEPTANVAFMLDQCHNIEAKVPAVIRSVANVQEATAKALLVDGAALAAAQRDGDVLAANAVLMDAYDTDVRPLLRALREERGLAPDPVAAYLRSGRQERIAAERVGGDQAGWGA